In the genome of Streptomyces sp. P3, the window CATCACCAGGTCGACGGGGGAGGCGAACTCCTTGCCGTTGATCGTCACCGGGCGGCCCTGGTCGAAGCCGATCGTCACGTCCTCGGCGGCGATGTCCACCGACGGGTCCCAGAACCGCACGCCCATGATGGGCTCGACGGTCTCGACGCCGGTGTCCAGGTGCTCCAGGGTCTTGGCCTCGTGGGTGGCGCCCCAGATGTTGGCGTCGGTGGAGTACGCCTTCTCCGTGCTGTCCCGGTAGGGCAGGTCGTGGGCGACGAGCCACTCCGACATTTCCTTGCGGCCGCCGAGCTCGGTCACGAAGTCCGCGTCCAGCCAGGGCTTGTAGATCCGCAGGTGCGGGTTGGCGAGCAGGCCGTAGCGGTAGAACCGCTCGATGTCGTTGCCCTTGAAGGTCGAGCCGTCGCCCCAGATCTGGACGTCGTCCTCGAGCATCGCCCGGACCAGGAGGGTGCCGGTGACGGCGCGGCCGAGCGGGGTGGTGTTGAAGTAGGAGCGCCCGCCCGAGCGGATGTGGAACGCCCCGCAGGTGAGCGCGGCAAGGCCCTCCTCGACCAGTGCGGCGCGGCAGTCGACCAGGCGCGCGATCTCCGCGCCGTAGGTCTTCGCGCGACCGGGCACCGAGGCGATGTCGGGCTCGTCGTACTGACCGATGTCGGCGGTGTAGGTGCACGGGACGGCGCCCTTGTCGCGCATCCACGCGACCGCGACGGAGGTGTCGAGCCCGCCGGAGAAGGCGATGCCGACGCGCTCGCCGGCGGGAAGGGAGGTGAGGACCTTGGACATAGGAAGATTATGCATGAACTCGCATGGTCATGCAAAGGGTCCGTCCTTCGGGACCGCCTCGGGACGCCGGTCCCCCCGGACCGCCGCCGGATGCCCGGCCGGCTCCCGGGACAGCCGGTGCGGCCACCACACCTTCGGCCCGATGTCCAGGAACAGGGAGGTGACCAGCACCGACCGCACGATGAAGGTGTCCAGGAGCACGCCCAGGGCCACCGCGAAGCCGATCTCCGCGAAGGCGACCATCGGCAGCGTGCCGAGGGCGGCGAAGGTACCGGCCAGCACCAGGCCCGCCGAGGTGATCACGGCGCCGGTCGCCGCCAGGCCCGTCACCACACCCGCGCGGGTGCCCTGCCGGGCGGCCTCCTCGCGGATGCGGGTGGTGAGGAAGATGTTGTAGTCGATGCCCAGGGCCACCAGGAACACGAAGACGAACAGCGGGAAGTCGGTCGCCTCGCCCGCGTAGTCGAAGACGTGGCGGAACGCCAGCGCGCTGATGCCGAGGGCCGCGGCGAAGGACAGGATCACCGTCCCGACCAGCACCAGCGGGGCGATCAGGGCGCGCAGCAGCCCGCAGAGGATCAGCAGGACCACGACCAGCACCAGCGGAATGATCAGCAGGTTGTCGTGTGTGGTCGCCCTGTCCATGTCCAGCAGGGCCGCGGTGCCGCCCCCGACCAGGGCGTCGGCGTCGGGTACCTCGTGCACGGCGTCGCGGACCCGCTCGACGGTCTGCTTCGCGGCCTCGCTGTCGGCAGGCGCGGTCATGGTCGCCTCGAGGAGCACCCGGCCCTCGTGGACGGGTTTCGCGCCGGACGGCACGCCGAGGGAGGTCGGCACGACGCCTTCGGTCCCGGCGACCGCCCGGCGCACCTGTCCGGCCCGGTCCTGGTCGGAGACGATCACCAGCGGGTCGCCGCTGCCCGCGGGGAAGTACCGGCCCGACACCTTCTGGCCGGTGATCGAGTCCGGTGTCCCGGTGAAGGCGTCCGCGTTGCTGATGCCCTCCGCGCGGAGCTGGATCAGGCCGAGCGAGCAGACCGCCAGCACGAGGGCGGTCACGGCCCAGATCATGCGCGGACGGCGGGCGAAACTGCGGCCCGTGCGGGCCCAGACACCGTGCTCGGTCGGTTCGTCCGAGCCGAAGTGCGGGATCACCGGCCAGAAGATCCAGCGACCGCAGATGACCAGCAGGGCCGGGAAGAGCGTCATCATCGCGATCAGCGCCACCGCCACCCCGATGGCCGCGACCGGGCCGAGGCCGCGGGTGGAGTTCATCTCGGCGGCCAGCAGCACCAGCATGCTCAGGACGACCGTGGCGCCCGACGCCAGGACCGCGGGGCCGGCGCGGTGCAGGGCCAGGGCCATCGCCTCGTGCCGGTCCTCGTGACGGCGCAACTCCTCCCGGTAACGGGCCACCAGCAGCAGGGCGTAGTCGGTGCCCGCGCCGAACACGAGCACGGTCAGGATGCCGGCGCTCTGCCCGTTCACCGTGAGTCCCGCGTGCTGGGCGAGGAAGTAGATGAGCGCCTGCGCGGTGAACAGGGCGGCGACCACGCCGATCACCGGGACGAGCAGGAGGCTGGGGCTGCGATAGGTGATCAGGAGCATGACGACGACGACCGCCATCGCCGACACCAGCAACGTGGAGTCGATGCCCTCGAAGGCCTCCGAGAAGTCCGCCGACGTGCCGCCGGGGCCGGTGATGTGCACGGCCAGTCCGGCGCCGCCGTCGCCGACGACGTCACGGATGGAGTCGACGGCCGGGGCGATGCGCTGCCAGCCCTGCTCGTCCATGGTGATCGGTACGAAGATCTGCGCGGCCCGCGGATCGGTCGCACGGTCGTAGACGGGGCCGCGGGTCTCGGCGCCGCGGATGCCGTGGTCGCCGAGACCCCTGAGCTCGGCGGCGTCCCGGTCGATCGCGGCCCGGTCCCGCACCGTCAGGCCGCCGTCGCGGGCGTAGACGACGACGGCGGGGATCTGTTCGGGCCGGAAGTCCTTCGAGATCTGCAGGACCTGGGTGGATTCCGCCGAGCCTGGCAGCCAGGAGGCCGCGTCGTTGTCCTGCGCGTCGGTGAGTTTCTGCGCGAAGGGCGCGGTCAGGAACAGCACCACCACCCACAGCGCCAGCACCAGCCACTTCGCACGCCGCCCGCAGACGAGGTGGGCGATACCGCGCTTCTCGGCCATGACTACCCCCCGGACCGGTCTGTCGCCGCTGCGTGGGACCGCGCCCGGTGAGGGGCGCGGGGATCTGCGTGATCGGCCGGGGCGGGCCCGCCGACGGCGAACCACGTTCCCCCTGCGGAACCGGTGCCCGCAACCCCTGAGGGGCATGGCAGGCTTGGGTCATGGCCCCGCAGATCAACCCCAGCATCCTGTCCGCCGACTTCGCCCGCCTCGCGGACGAGGCGAAGGCGGTCGAAGGAGCCGACTGGCTCCATGTCGACGTCATGGACAACCATTTCGTCCCGAACCTCACGCTCGGTGTGCCGGTCGTAGAGTCACTGGCCCGTGCGACGGACACTCCGCTGGACTGCCATCTGATGATCGAGGCCCCCGATCGTTGGGCCCCGCAGTACGTCGAGGCGGGCGCCTCGTCCGTCACCTTCCATGTCGAGGCGGCCGCCGCGCCGGTGCGGCTCGCACGCGAGATCCGCGCCAAGGGCGCCCGCGCCTCCATGGCCCTCAGGCCCGCGACGCCCATCGAGCCGTACGAGGACCTGCTGCCCGAACTCGACATGCTGCTGATCATGACCGTCGAACCGGGCTTCGGGGGTCAGGCCTTTCTCGACATCATGCTGCCGAAGATCCGGCGCACCCGCGAGTTGATCAGCAAGCACGGACTCGACCTCTGGCTGCAGATCGACGGGGGGGTGTCGGCCTCGACGATCGAGCGGTGCGCCGAGGCGGGCGCCGACGTCTTCGTGGCCGGATCCGCGGTCTTCGGGGCCGACGACCCGGCCGAAGCGGTCCGTGGCCTGCGGGCTCAGGCGGAGAAGGCGACCGCGGGAGCCTCCTGGGCGTGTCGCCACTGAACCGACCAGTTACCTACAGGAATGTGAACGGCTCTCATCAGAGCTGATCAAGTGCGCCGGATCTGCGAGGATGAACGGCGTATCCAGAGTGTGAACAGCAGTGAGGAGATCGCCGTGTCGGGTATGTCGTCGGGCCGGTCAGCCATGCGGATGGGACCCGCTGAGCTGGTGCAGGCGGCGGCCATGGCCCGCCGCTTCTACCTGGAGGGAAAGTCCAAGATCCAGATTGCGGAGGAGTTCGGCGTCAGCCGCTTCAAGGTGGCCCGGGTGCTGGAGACCGCCCTCGAACGGGATCTCGTACGGATCGAGATTCGCGTGCCGGCCGAACTGGACGCCGAGCGCTCCGACGCGCTCCGCGCCCGTTACGGGCTCAGGCACGCCGTCGTGGTCGAGTCCCCGGCCGAGGCCGAGGAGGCCACGGATCCCGAGAACCTGGGAGAGGTGGCCGCCGACCTGCTCGGCGAACTGGTCGACGAGGGGGGCGTGCTGGGGCTGGCCTGGGGCCGGTCCACCATCCACATGGCGGCGGCGCTGGACCGGCTGCCGCCCTGCACGGTCGTGCAGCTGACGGGTGTGTACGACGCCGGCACCGCCGAGCGCGGCTCGGTCGAGGCCGTCCGCCGCGCCGCCCAGGTGTCCGGCGGCGACGCGCACCCCATCTACGCGCCGATGCTGCTGCCGGACGTGGCCACCGCGACCGCGCTGCGCCACCAGACCGGGATCGCCCGGGCCTTCGAGTACTTCGACAAGGTCACGGTCGCCTGTGTCTCCATCGGCTCCTGGGAGCCGGGCATCTCGACGGTGCACGACATGCTGAGCGACGAGGAGCGGGCGCACTACGCCTCGCTCGGCGTCGCCGCGGAGATGTCGGCACACCTGTTCGACGCCGACGGACGCAGGGTCGGGCGCGACCTCGGGGAGCGGTGCATCACGGTCAAGACGGACCAGCTGCGCAGGATTCCCGAGGTCGTCGCGATCGCGGGGGGCCAGCGCAAGGCGGCCGCGATCGACGCCGTGCTGCGGTCCGGGCTCGTCACCAGCCTGGTGACGGACACCTCCGCGGCCGACTTTCTGATGACGGCGGGGCCGACGCCCAAGCCGGCCCTCAACCGGGCGGATCCGGACGGGAGCTGACGGACGATCGGAGGGGACGGTCACGGGGCCGCCCCCTCTGCCGTTCTCCCCGCCCCCTGCCGTTTCCCCCGCCACCACCACGACTGGCTCAGGACGGTGCCTGCATGACGGAGCACGTGCTCACGCTGGACCTCGACGGCGTCACGGACAAAGCGGACCTGATGGACCGCTGTGCCCGGCACCTGGAGCTGCCCGACCGGTTCGCGCGCAACTGGGACGCCCTCGCCGACAGTCTCACCGGCCTGCCGGACGGACCCGAGTCCGGACCCGTGCTGGTGATCGTGCGGAACTGGCGGCCCTACGCCAGGACGCGGCCGGAGGAGTGGGAGATCGCGCAGGAGGTGTTCGCCGCGGCGGCGGACCGTACCCCCGCGCTGTCGGTCGTGCTCGCCCTCGGAGGATCCTCCTAACACCCCGGTGAGCTGCTTGGACGTTCTGTCCGGGCAGCGCATCGCCGCCCTCGTGGGAGAATGAAGTACGTGCTTCTCCCCCTGGCTGACCTGTCCGGGGGTCACCTCTGATCGACCGGGATGTGCAGCACGTGCGTTTCCTCAACGACATCCAGCCCGCCCACGACCTCACCTACGACGACGTCTTCATGGTGCCGAGCCGCAGCGCGGTCGGGTCGCGGCAGAGCGTGGACCTCAACGCTCCGGACGGCACGGGCACCACGATCCCGCTGGTCGTCGCCAACATGACCGCCGTCGCGGGCCGCCGGATGGCCGAGACCATGGCCCGGCGCGGCGGTCTCGTGGTGATCCCGCAGGACATCCCCATCGACGTCGTCGCCGACGTCGTCGGCTGGGTCAAGAGCCGGCACCTGGTGCTGGACACCCCCATCGTGCTCGCCCCGCACCAGACGGTGGCCGACGCCCTCGCCCTGCTGCCCAAGCGCGCCCACAACGCGGGCGTCGTCGTCGACGAGGACTTCCGCCCCGTCGGCGTCGTCACCGACGCGGACCTCACCGGCGTCGACCGCTTCACGCAGCTCGAGGTCGTCATGTCGCGCGACCTGCTGCTCCTGGACGCCGGCATCGACCCGCGGGAGGCCTTCAACACCCTCGACGCGGCCAACCGGCGCTACGCCCCCGCCGTCGACCGGGAGGGCAAGCTCGCCGGCATCCTGACCCGCAAGGGCGCTCTGCGCGCCACGCTGTACACGCCGGCCGTCGACGCCGACGGCAAGCTGCGCATCGCCGCGGCCGTCGGCATCAACGGCGACGTCGCGGGCAAGGCCAAGCAGCTGCTCGACGCGGGCGTGGACACGCTCGTCATCGACACCGCGCACGGTCACCAGGAGTCGATGATCAGCGCCGTCCGCACCGTGCGCGCACTCGACCCGCGGGTGCCGATCGTCGCCGGCAACATCGTCTCGGCCGAGGGCGTCAAGGACCTGATCGAGGCCGGCGCCGACATCATCAAGGTCGGCGTGGGCCCCGGCGCCATGTGCACCACCCGCATGATGACCGGCGTGGGCAGGCCGCAGTTCTCGGCCGTCCTGGAGTGCGCGGCCGAGGCCAGGAAACACGGCAAGCACGTGTGGGCCGACGGCGGTGTCCGCCACCCTCGTGACGTCGCCATGGCGCTCGCCGCGGGCGCGTCCAACGTGATGGTCGGGTCCTGGTTCGCGGGCACCTACGAGTCCCCGGGCGACCTCCAGCACGACGCGAACGGCCGTCCCTACAAGGAGTCCTTCGGCATGGCCTCCGCGCGGGCCGTCCGCAACCGCACCTCGGAGGAGTCCGCCTACGACCGGGCCCGCAAGGCGCTGTTCGAGGAGGGCATCTCCACCTCCCGGATGTTCCTCGACCCGGTCCGCCCGGGCGTCGAGGACCTGGTCGACTCGATCATCGCGGGCGTCCGCTCCTCCTGCACCTACGCGGGCGCCGGCTCCCTCGAGGAGTTCGCGGACAAGGCCGTCGTGGGCATCCAGAGCGCGGCCGGTTACGCGGAGGGCAAGCCGCTGCACGCGAGCTGGTAGCTCCGCGGGTGGGGCGGACGGGGGCGGTCGGGTCGTGTTTCGGGTGCGGGCCGGTGGGGGCTGGTCGCGCGGTTCCCCGCGCCCCTTCGAAAGCGCCTTGCCGCCCGGCTTTGGCGGTCGTGCGATGAACGGGCACGCCCGTGGCGCAGACGTAAATGATCTTGCGTGTGTGCGCAAGGTTGCAGCATGACGAGCGCTACGGCCCTGCTCGTACAGTCGTGCGCTGGACGTGGCGTGGCGGGACCCCGCTCGGTGGGTTCCCGCTCGCGCGGGTGCGCCGCCGGTCCCCGTCGTGCCGAGAGGCTGCGACGAAGGAGTCGGCGCGTGCTCGACCGAGGCAGCCTGTCGGCCGTCACCTTGGCGGTGTTCGGTGTTCGGTGTCCGGACGGCGGTCGGGCTCGTGTTCTACTTCCCTTACGGCCCACCGCCGCTCCCGACTCGCGACCTCCGCGCCATCCGAGAAGTGAACGACCCACTGTGCTGAACGATCTCGACGAACGCATCGTGCACGCCCTCGCCGAGGACGCCCGCCGCTCCTTCGCGGACATCGGGCAGCTGGTCGGCCTGTCCGCGCCCGCCGTGAAACGGCGCGTGGACCGGCTGCGGGCCACCGGCGCCATCACCGGCTTCACGGTGCGGGTCGACCCCGCGGCCCTCGGCTGGGAGACCGAGGGGTTCGTCGAGATCTACTGCCGCCGCAACACCTCCCCGGAGACCATCCAGCGCGGGCTCGAGCGCTACCAGGAGGTCGTCGCCGCCTCCACCGTCACCGGTGAGGCGGACGCGGTGGCCCAGGTCTTCGCCGCCGACATGCGCCATTTCGAGCGCGTGCTGGAGCGCATCGCGGGCGAGCCGTTCGTGGAGCGGACGAAGTCCGTGCTGGTGCTCTCCCCGCTGCTGCGCCGCTTCTCCGCGGGATCGCCGACCTGAGGGACCTGCGCCCCGCCGGGCGGCGGCCCGCGCCCCGGCGGCCCGCGCCCTGGTCCGCGGCGGTCCGCGCCCCGCTCCGCGCAGACCTGCGACACGCCCCACGGCGACCTGAGGCATCGGTCCGCGGCGACGTGCGCAGGTCCGGGTCTACTCGGCGGTCTTACGGGCCAGCGCGTTGTTCCCGATCGAGTTGCGCACGCTGAAGCTGACGGCGTCCGGGCGGTAGCGGTCGTCCGACCACTCCACCGGTCGGCCCTCGCGGGTCGTCGTGACCCGGCGGACCCGCAGCAGGGGGCTCGTGCGGCGGACGCCCAGGAGGCCGGCGTCCCGGGCGCCCGCCGCCACCGCGTCGATGACGTGCTCGCCGTAGGCGAAGACCAGGCCGATGTCGTCGAGGAGGCGCTGGGTCACCGACGGGCAGTCGGCTTCGATCGTCTCGACGGCCGGGGAGATCCAGTCCGCGTACACGGTCCGCTCCACGAGCACCGGCTCGCCGTCCAGGCCGCGCAGCCGCAGGACGCGCAACACGGGCGTGCCGGCGCGCAGCTGGAGATGCACGGCGTCCTCGGCGGTGGCCGGGCGGTACTCCTGCGCGACCACCCGGCCGCTCGCCTCGCGGCCCATCGCGCGCGCCCACTGGGCGAAGCTGCGCAGCTCGGCGAAGCTCTGGCTGCGGCGGCTGGCCAGGACCACCCGGCGGGCGCCCTGGCGGGAGCCGATGAGTCCCTCGGCGGTCAGCGCCGCCACGGCCTGGCGGACCGTACCGCGGGAGACGCCGTACTGCGCGGCGAGGTCGGTTTCGGCGGGCAGCCGTGCGCCGACCGCGTACTCTCCGCGGTCGATCGCCCGGCGCAGCTCGTCGGTGATCTCCTCGTGTCGCGCGGCCATGCTTCCCCTCTGCGTCGACAGCTGTACACAGCCTGACCAGCCTAGTCGACCTGCCGCACTGCTCGGCGGCAGCCGCAACTGTCCGTGAAATCTGGGCACAGGGTTTCGCCGGTGTTTACCGAGGGGACATCAGCGGCGTGCGTACTGAGGCCAACTTGTTCAGACAAGTTCGTCTCATCTCGCCCTGTCTCCTGCATTCTCGCGCGTCCCCTGGAGAAGCCGTGACCGTGCCCCTGCCGAGAACCGCCGTCCGTGGTGGTGCCCTTGCCGCCGTCGCCGCACTCGCCCTGAGCGCCTGTGGCGCCGCCCCCGACACCACCTCCACCACCGCCGACGGCAAGAACGCCGCCACCGCCACCTCCGCCGCCGACTTCGGCGGACTCGACGCGCTGGTGAAGGCGGCGAAGAAGGAGGGCACGCTGAACGCCATCGCGCTGCCCCGCGACTGGGCCAACTACGGCGCCCTCATGGACGGCTTCCAGAAGAAGTACGGCATCAAGGTCGCGGTCGAGAACCCGGACGGCGCGAGCCAGGACGAGATCAACGCCGTCACCTCGCGCAAGGGCCAGGACCGCGCCCCGGACGTCCTCGACCTCGGCAGCTCCTTCGCCCTGAGCGCCGCCCAGCAGGGGCTGCTCGCCCCCTACAAGGTGGCCTCCTTCGCGGACATCCCCGAGGGCCAGAAGGACGCGCAGGCCCGCTGGTACAA includes:
- the argG gene encoding argininosuccinate synthase — translated: MSKVLTSLPAGERVGIAFSGGLDTSVAVAWMRDKGAVPCTYTADIGQYDEPDIASVPGRAKTYGAEIARLVDCRAALVEEGLAALTCGAFHIRSGGRSYFNTTPLGRAVTGTLLVRAMLEDDVQIWGDGSTFKGNDIERFYRYGLLANPHLRIYKPWLDADFVTELGGRKEMSEWLVAHDLPYRDSTEKAYSTDANIWGATHEAKTLEHLDTGVETVEPIMGVRFWDPSVDIAAEDVTIGFDQGRPVTINGKEFASPVDLVMEANAIGGRHGLGMSDQIENRIIEAKSRGIYEAPGMALLHAAYERLVNAIHNEDTVAQYHNEGRRLGRLMYEGRWLDPQALMIRESLQRWVGAAVTGEVTLRLRRGEDYSLLDTTGPAFSYHPDKLSMERTEDSAFGPVDRIGQLTMRNLDIADSRAKLEQYAGLGLIGTGSPAIGAAQAAATGLIGTMPEMPEGGAEAIASRGEVSEDDALLDRAAMEFGTD
- a CDS encoding MMPL family transporter, coding for MAEKRGIAHLVCGRRAKWLVLALWVVVLFLTAPFAQKLTDAQDNDAASWLPGSAESTQVLQISKDFRPEQIPAVVVYARDGGLTVRDRAAIDRDAAELRGLGDHGIRGAETRGPVYDRATDPRAAQIFVPITMDEQGWQRIAPAVDSIRDVVGDGGAGLAVHITGPGGTSADFSEAFEGIDSTLLVSAMAVVVVMLLITYRSPSLLLVPVIGVVAALFTAQALIYFLAQHAGLTVNGQSAGILTVLVFGAGTDYALLLVARYREELRRHEDRHEAMALALHRAGPAVLASGATVVLSMLVLLAAEMNSTRGLGPVAAIGVAVALIAMMTLFPALLVICGRWIFWPVIPHFGSDEPTEHGVWARTGRSFARRPRMIWAVTALVLAVCSLGLIQLRAEGISNADAFTGTPDSITGQKVSGRYFPAGSGDPLVIVSDQDRAGQVRRAVAGTEGVVPTSLGVPSGAKPVHEGRVLLEATMTAPADSEAAKQTVERVRDAVHEVPDADALVGGGTAALLDMDRATTHDNLLIIPLVLVVVLLILCGLLRALIAPLVLVGTVILSFAAALGISALAFRHVFDYAGEATDFPLFVFVFLVALGIDYNIFLTTRIREEAARQGTRAGVVTGLAATGAVITSAGLVLAGTFAALGTLPMVAFAEIGFAVALGVLLDTFIVRSVLVTSLFLDIGPKVWWPHRLSREPAGHPAAVRGDRRPEAVPKDGPFA
- the rpe gene encoding ribulose-phosphate 3-epimerase, which translates into the protein MAPQINPSILSADFARLADEAKAVEGADWLHVDVMDNHFVPNLTLGVPVVESLARATDTPLDCHLMIEAPDRWAPQYVEAGASSVTFHVEAAAAPVRLAREIRAKGARASMALRPATPIEPYEDLLPELDMLLIMTVEPGFGGQAFLDIMLPKIRRTRELISKHGLDLWLQIDGGVSASTIERCAEAGADVFVAGSAVFGADDPAEAVRGLRAQAEKATAGASWACRH
- a CDS encoding sugar-binding transcriptional regulator; the protein is MNSSEEIAVSGMSSGRSAMRMGPAELVQAAAMARRFYLEGKSKIQIAEEFGVSRFKVARVLETALERDLVRIEIRVPAELDAERSDALRARYGLRHAVVVESPAEAEEATDPENLGEVAADLLGELVDEGGVLGLAWGRSTIHMAAALDRLPPCTVVQLTGVYDAGTAERGSVEAVRRAAQVSGGDAHPIYAPMLLPDVATATALRHQTGIARAFEYFDKVTVACVSIGSWEPGISTVHDMLSDEERAHYASLGVAAEMSAHLFDADGRRVGRDLGERCITVKTDQLRRIPEVVAIAGGQRKAAAIDAVLRSGLVTSLVTDTSAADFLMTAGPTPKPALNRADPDGS
- a CDS encoding barstar family protein; the encoded protein is MTEHVLTLDLDGVTDKADLMDRCARHLELPDRFARNWDALADSLTGLPDGPESGPVLVIVRNWRPYARTRPEEWEIAQEVFAAAADRTPALSVVLALGGSS
- a CDS encoding GuaB1 family IMP dehydrogenase-related protein; this translates as MRFLNDIQPAHDLTYDDVFMVPSRSAVGSRQSVDLNAPDGTGTTIPLVVANMTAVAGRRMAETMARRGGLVVIPQDIPIDVVADVVGWVKSRHLVLDTPIVLAPHQTVADALALLPKRAHNAGVVVDEDFRPVGVVTDADLTGVDRFTQLEVVMSRDLLLLDAGIDPREAFNTLDAANRRYAPAVDREGKLAGILTRKGALRATLYTPAVDADGKLRIAAAVGINGDVAGKAKQLLDAGVDTLVIDTAHGHQESMISAVRTVRALDPRVPIVAGNIVSAEGVKDLIEAGADIIKVGVGPGAMCTTRMMTGVGRPQFSAVLECAAEARKHGKHVWADGGVRHPRDVAMALAAGASNVMVGSWFAGTYESPGDLQHDANGRPYKESFGMASARAVRNRTSEESAYDRARKALFEEGISTSRMFLDPVRPGVEDLVDSIIAGVRSSCTYAGAGSLEEFADKAVVGIQSAAGYAEGKPLHASW
- a CDS encoding Lrp/AsnC family transcriptional regulator, whose product is MLNDLDERIVHALAEDARRSFADIGQLVGLSAPAVKRRVDRLRATGAITGFTVRVDPAALGWETEGFVEIYCRRNTSPETIQRGLERYQEVVAASTVTGEADAVAQVFAADMRHFERVLERIAGEPFVERTKSVLVLSPLLRRFSAGSPT
- a CDS encoding GntR family transcriptional regulator, translated to MAARHEEITDELRRAIDRGEYAVGARLPAETDLAAQYGVSRGTVRQAVAALTAEGLIGSRQGARRVVLASRRSQSFAELRSFAQWARAMGREASGRVVAQEYRPATAEDAVHLQLRAGTPVLRVLRLRGLDGEPVLVERTVYADWISPAVETIEADCPSVTQRLLDDIGLVFAYGEHVIDAVAAGARDAGLLGVRRTSPLLRVRRVTTTREGRPVEWSDDRYRPDAVSFSVRNSIGNNALARKTAE